From one Lactiplantibacillus paraplantarum genomic stretch:
- a CDS encoding phage tail spike protein → MALTNQYLILNPSLKRIGTLTVDGATKFSNDSVKIQLADADTTSTAYDDEVNVGTKDSYTGTINLNAQSKKFDHQGQLDVLQGQPDSDKVVAGNNLAYYDALSGHWYVMHIYSVEESSTAATKHVTTANFTNLCLFTLAHHYPVAMAGSDTAIKAAFTSVFSDTGWTLKFNTANAMIPYISIDGKTKASTLLQTLLQAYNVEVDCYVEIDSQGNVQSKTCEVVDQLNVDKVYNEAIFGKNVTSIKRTTVSTPITKLIAYGDNSNTIAAANDGKIYIVDDESNRKYNPDWQSGLYYEGVITANSIEHAAGLKSWAEQMLQLFNHPRTYYEVNVTPTFNPPLGATIRFKDDQITPALDASGRVIQRTISFANPYGNTVGFGEYVTVPVATPAWLTGYQSAISSAIEKARADASSVKPVALTPDGNNFTDPSQTKRLILQAWEGSTNISAYIDSKGFIWRRYNQNGTVDTSYATTGFLVQAPYSAVGTLHGTIETGYIQSDPEVTLDTTSIKHWGDFQRSDDTVGSYSAVQYMCPLSNGQYLTSRALNTDSTKDTMYVLHDSNFKPLSKMIMQHGGHGASFDVEEVNGVPYIWAATYTDNTHSVSTVSRFPYVAGTTMQANDSRIERYYSMNGYMRVSMDFKHGYVLVGDGNGAMYIMTLADLKNGSYNIKYAFSIFNYGYEASQTYQSQTLDFPYVYWDSGDVDLHDNRMLYGVNVVHGGQEFALNLMLDMDFKTADDVMEPETVKATYDSTGNSALLLTFNCWVNGNPIERVYSLPIKARPAADILNTSTTDDNTAD, encoded by the coding sequence ATGGCTTTAACCAATCAATATTTAATTCTAAATCCAAGTTTGAAACGGATTGGTACCCTGACTGTTGACGGTGCCACTAAATTTTCAAACGACAGCGTCAAGATCCAACTTGCCGATGCAGACACAACTAGTACCGCCTACGATGATGAAGTCAATGTGGGAACTAAGGACAGCTACACCGGCACCATCAACCTAAACGCTCAGTCTAAAAAGTTTGACCACCAAGGCCAACTAGACGTGCTTCAAGGCCAGCCTGATTCAGACAAAGTAGTTGCTGGCAATAATCTCGCTTATTATGATGCCTTATCGGGGCACTGGTATGTGATGCACATTTACAGTGTTGAGGAGAGCAGTACAGCCGCTACTAAGCATGTCACAACCGCTAACTTTACTAATTTGTGTCTATTCACGTTGGCTCATCATTATCCTGTTGCTATGGCTGGTTCAGATACAGCTATCAAGGCCGCTTTTACGAGTGTATTCAGTGATACTGGCTGGACACTCAAATTTAACACAGCCAATGCAATGATTCCGTATATCTCAATTGATGGTAAAACTAAAGCATCAACACTATTACAAACGTTATTGCAGGCCTATAACGTGGAAGTTGATTGCTACGTTGAAATTGACTCACAAGGTAATGTTCAATCGAAGACCTGTGAAGTTGTCGATCAGTTGAATGTCGATAAGGTTTATAACGAAGCAATCTTCGGCAAAAACGTCACTAGTATTAAACGCACGACCGTCTCAACACCAATTACCAAGCTGATTGCTTATGGTGATAACAGTAATACCATAGCCGCTGCCAATGATGGCAAAATTTACATTGTTGACGATGAATCTAATCGTAAGTACAACCCAGACTGGCAGAGTGGACTGTATTACGAGGGTGTTATCACTGCTAATAGCATTGAACATGCGGCTGGATTAAAGTCGTGGGCTGAACAGATGTTACAGCTTTTCAATCACCCCAGGACATATTATGAGGTTAATGTGACGCCGACTTTCAACCCACCATTAGGGGCCACCATTCGCTTTAAGGATGACCAGATCACACCAGCCCTAGATGCCAGTGGCCGGGTGATTCAGCGGACGATCTCTTTTGCCAATCCATATGGTAATACCGTTGGCTTTGGCGAATACGTCACGGTGCCAGTTGCCACTCCAGCTTGGTTAACGGGTTATCAGAGTGCCATTAGTAGTGCCATTGAGAAGGCTAGAGCCGATGCCAGTTCCGTTAAACCGGTTGCATTGACCCCTGATGGCAATAACTTCACGGACCCCAGTCAAACTAAACGGTTAATCTTACAGGCTTGGGAAGGTAGCACTAATATTTCGGCCTATATTGATAGCAAGGGGTTTATCTGGCGCCGATACAACCAAAACGGCACTGTTGATACCAGCTATGCAACTACGGGATTTTTAGTACAGGCACCCTATAGTGCCGTTGGTACTTTGCATGGCACGATTGAAACGGGTTATATTCAATCAGACCCTGAGGTGACACTAGATACCACTAGTATTAAGCATTGGGGTGACTTTCAACGATCAGATGATACGGTAGGGTCATATAGTGCCGTTCAATATATGTGTCCGTTAAGTAACGGTCAATATTTAACTAGTCGTGCGTTGAATACCGATTCAACCAAAGACACGATGTATGTTTTGCATGACAGCAACTTTAAACCACTTAGTAAGATGATTATGCAACATGGCGGCCACGGAGCTAGTTTTGATGTTGAAGAAGTCAATGGGGTACCCTATATTTGGGCAGCAACTTACACCGACAATACACACAGCGTGTCAACCGTCTCACGTTTCCCCTATGTCGCCGGGACAACCATGCAAGCTAATGATAGTCGAATTGAACGCTACTATTCCATGAACGGCTATATGCGCGTAAGCATGGATTTTAAACATGGTTATGTGCTAGTTGGTGACGGTAATGGTGCCATGTATATCATGACGCTAGCTGATTTAAAGAATGGCAGTTATAACATTAAATACGCCTTTAGCATCTTCAATTATGGCTATGAGGCTAGTCAAACGTACCAATCACAAACGCTTGATTTCCCATATGTTTACTGGGATTCCGGTGACGTTGACTTACACGATAATCGCATGTTGTATGGCGTTAATGTTGTGCATGGCGGTCAAGAGTTCGCCCTAAACTTAATGCTTGATATGGACTTTAAAACTGCAGATGACGTGATGGAACCTGAAACGGTCAAAGCAACCTATGATTCAACAGGCAACTCAGCTTTGCTGTTAACGTTCAACTGTTGGGTCAATGGTAATCCGATCGAACGAGTCTATTCGCTACCAATTAAAGCTAGGCCAGCTGCTGACATCCTAAATACAAGTACAACTGATGATAACACGGCCGATTAG
- a CDS encoding DUF3862 domain-containing protein: MKKITTITVALIAGLTLTACGNTSSASSSSKSTTSQKSTSSSKSISSGITLANYKDIQVALPNSGTATDETKVKNMFGKPDQSTKTSITGLDKEAIQYTWTNVGKTLSGATVTASFYDGKAVAKAYSNASLTPNSKLTVATVNGIKQGDTLSSVEAKLGTPNAESISGSGTLSAQIINYTSIKGKSGASVSFTFTNNKLVTTTKTSFN; the protein is encoded by the coding sequence ATGAAGAAAATCACCACCATTACTGTGGCACTTATAGCAGGATTAACACTTACTGCGTGCGGTAATACTAGCAGTGCATCATCTAGTTCCAAGTCGACAACTAGCCAAAAGTCAACATCGAGTTCCAAATCAATTAGTAGCGGTATCACACTCGCGAACTATAAAGATATTCAGGTCGCACTACCTAATAGTGGCACGGCAACGGATGAGACTAAGGTCAAAAACATGTTTGGTAAACCCGATCAGAGTACTAAGACTAGTATTACAGGGCTAGATAAAGAAGCCATCCAATACACTTGGACAAATGTGGGCAAAACATTAAGTGGCGCAACTGTCACGGCCAGCTTTTACGATGGTAAGGCAGTTGCTAAAGCCTACAGCAATGCTTCATTAACGCCAAATAGTAAGTTAACAGTTGCCACGGTTAACGGAATCAAGCAAGGTGATACACTTAGCTCAGTCGAAGCAAAACTAGGTACACCTAATGCCGAATCAATCTCTGGTTCAGGTACGCTAAGTGCCCAAATCATCAACTATACGAGCATTAAGGGAAAATCGGGGGCATCTGTTTCATTCACGTTTACTAATAACAAATTAGTGACAACTACCAAGACAAGCTTTAATTAA
- the gdhA gene encoding NADP-specific glutamate dehydrogenase, producing the protein MIILSQATEYVQHVYQIIEHRDPNQTEFLEAINDVFKTITPVLEQHPEYIEANILERLTEPERVIQFRVPWLDDAGHAQVNRGFRVQFNSAIGPYKGGLRLHPSVNLSIVKFLGFEQIFKNALTGLPIGGGKGGSDFDPKGKSDNEIMRFCQSFMTELSKYIGLDTDVPAGDIGVGGREIGFLYGQYKRLRGADRGVLTGKGLDYGGSLARTEATGYGLAYYTNEMLKANQLSFPGQRVAISGAGNVAIYAIQKVEELGGKVITCSDSNGYVIDENGIDFKIVKQIKEVERGRIKEYADRVASATYHEGSVWDAQVAYDIALPCATQNEISGDQAKNLIANGAKVVAEGANMPSSPEAIAAYQAADLLYGPAKAANAGGVAVSALEMSQNSMRLSWAFEEVDNRLKQIMQDIFAHSVAAADEYHVSGDYLSGANIAGFTKVADAMLAQGLV; encoded by the coding sequence ATGATCATATTGAGTCAAGCAACCGAATATGTCCAACACGTCTACCAAATCATTGAACACCGTGATCCGAATCAAACTGAATTTTTAGAGGCTATCAACGACGTCTTTAAAACCATCACGCCAGTCTTAGAACAGCATCCCGAATACATCGAAGCCAACATTTTAGAACGACTAACCGAACCAGAGCGCGTCATTCAGTTCCGAGTTCCGTGGCTCGACGATGCCGGTCATGCCCAAGTTAATCGTGGTTTTCGGGTCCAATTCAACTCCGCCATCGGCCCTTACAAGGGTGGTTTGCGCTTACACCCATCGGTTAACCTCAGTATCGTTAAGTTCTTAGGCTTTGAGCAGATCTTCAAAAATGCCTTAACCGGTCTCCCCATCGGTGGTGGTAAGGGTGGTTCTGATTTTGATCCGAAAGGCAAATCCGATAACGAAATCATGCGGTTCTGTCAAAGCTTTATGACTGAACTGAGCAAGTACATCGGTCTTGATACCGACGTTCCAGCTGGTGATATTGGCGTTGGTGGCCGTGAGATTGGCTTCTTATATGGTCAATACAAACGTTTACGTGGTGCTGACCGCGGCGTCTTGACCGGTAAAGGCCTTGATTACGGTGGTTCACTCGCGCGGACCGAAGCCACTGGCTATGGTTTAGCTTATTACACTAACGAGATGTTAAAAGCGAACCAGCTCTCCTTCCCTGGACAACGGGTCGCCATCTCCGGCGCAGGTAACGTTGCCATCTATGCCATTCAAAAAGTCGAAGAACTCGGTGGTAAAGTCATCACTTGCTCAGATTCTAACGGCTATGTGATCGACGAAAATGGTATCGACTTCAAGATCGTTAAGCAAATCAAAGAAGTCGAACGTGGTCGTATCAAGGAATACGCGGACCGCGTTGCCAGTGCGACTTACCATGAAGGCAGCGTTTGGGATGCCCAAGTTGCTTATGACATCGCCTTACCATGCGCAACGCAAAATGAAATCAGTGGTGACCAAGCCAAGAACCTGATTGCTAATGGCGCTAAAGTAGTTGCTGAGGGTGCTAACATGCCAAGCAGTCCCGAAGCAATTGCAGCTTACCAAGCGGCTGACTTATTATATGGTCCAGCCAAAGCAGCCAATGCTGGTGGGGTCGCCGTTTCCGCACTAGAAATGAGTCAAAATAGCATGCGATTAAGTTGGGCTTTTGAAGAAGTCGACAACCGCCTCAAGCAAATCATGCAAGATATTTTTGCACATTCAGTTGCTGCTGCCGACGAATATCACGTTAGCGGTGATTATCTCAGCGGTGCCAACATCGCTGGTTTTACTAAAGTGGCCGATGCGATGCTTGCTCAAGGCTTAGTTTAA
- a CDS encoding GH25 family lysozyme, which yields MNKHKLKALILMVGAIFMAFLMVNVTSQAARMDMVDVSNNNGYMSTAEYTSMRNEFGVKALTVKISEGTTFKDGYAASNIANCQAAGLYVNGYHFAHYKTKAQAIAEADFAGQAAKAARLPVGAVLATDVESAEEQGILSQATNDRNNAAFMKEIQKFGYRADIYTSGSWANNKMTIKGKTGWVAGYPYVMSGQKWYTNNNAWQWSGSAHFRISYGGFDVSQLYTDYYTAGQKSTVKPTNKDAVKANNQGANKNTSKPSTSAKWVKEAKTYTLKTAVKLRTGASTSSNAITILPAGTTVKTDQAIIQGGYRWVRQPRSHGYGYLATGPASNTLEYVKSGATHTYYTVKSGDSWWTIAQRNGLSMTTLASQNGKSIYTTIYPGQRLVVR from the coding sequence TTGAATAAGCACAAATTAAAGGCACTCATCTTAATGGTGGGCGCCATTTTTATGGCCTTTTTAATGGTCAATGTTACCAGTCAGGCTGCTCGCATGGACATGGTCGATGTGTCGAATAACAACGGCTACATGAGCACCGCTGAGTACACATCCATGCGTAACGAGTTCGGTGTTAAGGCCCTCACCGTTAAGATTAGTGAAGGCACAACCTTCAAAGATGGCTATGCTGCTAGCAATATCGCTAATTGTCAAGCGGCTGGCTTATACGTCAACGGCTATCACTTTGCCCATTATAAAACTAAGGCTCAAGCAATTGCCGAAGCTGACTTTGCTGGTCAGGCAGCCAAAGCGGCCAGACTACCAGTGGGCGCAGTATTGGCAACGGACGTAGAATCGGCTGAAGAACAAGGAATCTTGTCACAAGCAACCAATGACCGCAACAATGCCGCCTTCATGAAAGAGATTCAGAAGTTTGGTTATCGGGCCGACATTTACACGTCTGGATCATGGGCTAACAACAAGATGACCATCAAGGGCAAAACAGGGTGGGTTGCTGGCTACCCCTATGTCATGTCTGGTCAGAAATGGTATACGAATAACAATGCCTGGCAATGGTCTGGGTCAGCCCATTTCCGGATTAGTTACGGTGGGTTTGACGTTAGTCAACTTTATACTGATTACTACACAGCTGGTCAAAAATCAACGGTCAAACCGACCAATAAGGATGCGGTTAAGGCCAACAACCAGGGAGCCAACAAAAACACTTCCAAGCCATCTACGTCAGCCAAGTGGGTCAAGGAAGCGAAGACCTACACACTCAAGACTGCGGTTAAGCTGCGCACAGGCGCGTCAACGTCATCAAATGCGATCACTATTTTGCCAGCTGGAACCACGGTTAAGACGGACCAGGCCATTATTCAAGGTGGCTATCGTTGGGTGCGTCAACCACGTTCACATGGGTATGGTTATCTAGCAACCGGCCCGGCAAGCAATACGCTGGAATATGTAAAGAGTGGTGCAACTCATACGTATTACACAGTCAAGTCTGGCGACAGCTGGTGGACAATCGCACAACGCAACGGCCTGAGCATGACTACACTAGCTAGCCAGAATGGAAAGTCAATTTACACCACTATCTATCCTGGCCAGCGATTGGTGGTGCGGTAA
- a CDS encoding hemolysin XhlA family protein, which produces MAQYDDTTKLLMDIQKDVAATKTKVENIEEKLNQVDDIGDKADKALAKSIEVEHEIGRVTQIQNWVIGVLVSGTLVTLVIYIAEKFL; this is translated from the coding sequence ATGGCACAATACGACGATACAACCAAGTTATTAATGGATATTCAAAAGGATGTGGCCGCCACCAAAACGAAAGTTGAGAACATCGAAGAAAAGCTGAATCAAGTTGATGACATTGGCGATAAAGCGGACAAGGCCCTGGCCAAGTCCATCGAGGTTGAGCACGAAATAGGACGGGTTACTCAGATTCAGAATTGGGTTATCGGTGTCCTAGTTTCCGGCACTCTAGTCACGTTAGTTATTTACATCGCAGAAAAGTTCCTTTAG
- a CDS encoding PTS transporter subunit EIIC, with translation MIRQVQKTLLKFERVVERQRYWRALRDTLTLLFPFVLIGAYVSFLNQAIFQRNGFLNHIYGISRWFPGFKRLTTYTTMLNLSINGIIAVIAAFAAANFVARSAHRDNLLAGLTAAISFMMLNINYNFFSAHGQASGSRFLENNLGTQGIFLALLVGLLTGWFFSHLARRAHSHQELETQTHLLARARNNWVPMVVALLVFSLLGYGLSFVSKGGLNGLFYAVFTLPFSNPGAAILAIVGVASLSNLYWLIGIMGPVDFSGNSATSTVQNLEYALQHGSAWGAPNPVTLHTLFDAFANVGGPGMTLALLIAILWRSRNHNYRLVAKTSALPVLFNLNQPLLVGLPIAYSPLLAIPFLLAPLASMVITWCALKLQWMPPVVYPVSKTMPGFLTGWLGTGGDWRALLVSLINIAVATAIYLPFILLANQVDEGAQADA, from the coding sequence ATGATTAGGCAAGTACAAAAGACGTTATTAAAATTTGAACGGGTTGTTGAACGTCAACGGTATTGGCGCGCATTGCGCGATACGTTAACGTTACTTTTCCCGTTTGTCTTAATTGGGGCGTACGTTAGTTTTTTGAATCAAGCAATTTTTCAGCGTAATGGTTTTTTGAATCATATTTATGGCATCAGTCGTTGGTTTCCAGGTTTTAAGCGGTTGACCACGTACACGACGATGCTCAATCTGAGTATTAACGGCATTATTGCCGTAATTGCCGCCTTTGCTGCGGCTAATTTTGTGGCTCGATCGGCACACCGTGATAATTTACTGGCAGGCTTGACAGCAGCAATTAGTTTTATGATGCTTAATATTAATTATAATTTTTTTAGTGCGCATGGGCAGGCTAGTGGTAGCCGCTTTTTAGAGAATAATTTAGGCACGCAAGGTATTTTTTTAGCATTATTAGTTGGTTTATTGACGGGCTGGTTTTTCAGCCACTTAGCCCGGCGCGCACATAGCCATCAGGAATTAGAGACACAGACTCATTTACTCGCACGGGCGCGCAATAATTGGGTACCGATGGTCGTTGCATTACTTGTTTTCAGTCTACTAGGATATGGACTTAGCTTTGTTAGCAAAGGTGGGTTGAACGGGCTATTTTACGCAGTCTTCACCTTGCCATTCAGCAATCCTGGTGCTGCGATACTGGCAATTGTTGGGGTAGCTTCACTCAGTAACTTATATTGGTTGATTGGTATCATGGGGCCAGTTGATTTTAGTGGTAATAGTGCAACGAGTACGGTTCAAAATTTGGAGTATGCACTACAACACGGTTCTGCGTGGGGCGCGCCTAATCCGGTGACCTTGCATACGTTGTTTGACGCCTTTGCGAATGTCGGTGGTCCGGGGATGACCCTCGCACTATTGATTGCGATTTTGTGGCGTTCACGTAACCATAATTATCGGCTGGTCGCGAAAACCAGCGCGTTACCAGTGTTATTTAATCTCAATCAGCCCTTACTTGTTGGGCTACCGATTGCGTATAGTCCGCTATTAGCCATTCCGTTCTTGTTAGCGCCGCTTGCCAGTATGGTGATTACTTGGTGTGCTTTGAAGCTACAATGGATGCCGCCGGTTGTTTATCCGGTTAGTAAAACCATGCCCGGCTTTTTAACAGGGTGGCTAGGAACTGGTGGCGACTGGCGGGCGTTGTTAGTCAGTCTAATCAATATCGCGGTCGCAACTGCGATTTACTTACCATTTATTTTGTTAGCAAATCAAGTCGATGAGGGGGCGCAGGCGGATGCTTAA
- a CDS encoding phage head spike fiber domain-containing protein, which translates to MAKTLSFTDMSPRTVKIGDTTTSFTLICGNDNVATDLTKVTSITVKLGNTSGYLKSATVDPASLTDPTTGQVTVNFTADLMTSLPAGSYSIEVWVVDSTGTSIYPSDGSTGFTITNNIQSANGSTITTITFDDFVEAMNKAASTIAKGDKGDKGDTGTVDNAGLTTAPAFVELKTQVDNSAIGTNLYVDTRDFDNSSVWSTFNNWSKTGDKYDGLTVMKGAQNYNGLGQAIQAKKGETYTFAVYARYASGTGTSYIYFRLTDANTNISSAAVSLDENWKRVSGTVTVTEDGPINVRIERGGLNTNTLLIAGLKLERGSEATDWCPNPSEILTQSDYAKIQAAIIALGGSLK; encoded by the coding sequence ATGGCGAAAACGCTTAGTTTTACTGATATGTCCCCACGGACGGTTAAAATCGGTGATACGACTACCAGTTTCACGTTAATTTGTGGCAATGATAATGTGGCAACGGACTTAACTAAAGTCACTTCAATTACCGTTAAATTGGGCAATACTAGTGGCTATCTTAAATCGGCCACAGTTGACCCAGCTAGTTTAACAGACCCAACGACTGGTCAAGTTACCGTTAACTTTACTGCTGACTTGATGACTAGTTTACCAGCTGGTAGCTATTCAATCGAAGTATGGGTGGTTGATAGTACCGGGACGTCAATCTACCCTAGTGATGGGTCAACCGGGTTTACTATTACCAATAACATTCAAAGCGCCAATGGCAGCACGATTACAACCATTACTTTTGATGATTTTGTGGAAGCAATGAATAAAGCCGCAAGTACTATTGCTAAGGGCGATAAAGGCGACAAAGGTGATACGGGTACTGTTGATAATGCCGGATTGACCACAGCACCAGCTTTTGTTGAGCTTAAAACGCAAGTTGATAATAGTGCAATTGGGACTAACTTATATGTTGACACTCGTGACTTTGATAATTCTTCCGTGTGGAGCACGTTTAATAACTGGAGCAAAACTGGTGATAAATATGATGGCCTAACAGTTATGAAAGGTGCTCAGAACTATAATGGCCTCGGGCAAGCTATTCAAGCTAAGAAAGGTGAAACGTACACTTTTGCAGTCTACGCTAGATATGCAAGCGGGACGGGGACGTCATATATATATTTCAGATTAACTGACGCCAACACCAACATATCATCAGCTGCAGTCTCGTTGGACGAGAATTGGAAAAGAGTGTCTGGGACTGTAACAGTGACTGAAGACGGCCCGATAAATGTACGCATAGAAAGAGGTGGTTTGAATACAAACACCTTGCTAATTGCAGGTCTTAAGCTCGAACGAGGGTCCGAGGCAACTGACTGGTGCCCTAATCCATCAGAAATTTTGACACAATCAGATTACGCAAAAATACAAGCAGCTATTATAGCACTAGGAGGTTCTTTGAAATGA
- a CDS encoding universal stress protein — MPSRYTNILVPVDSSDAAQAAFTEAVNIAQRHQANLTALYVVDDSAYHTPALDPVLSELLDAEAAHAKDAMRQRQQFVATTSAPNLKTEISYGIPKHTIEDYAKQHPEIDLIVLGATGTNSPHRVAVGSTTSYVVDHAPCNVIVVR, encoded by the coding sequence ATGCCAAGCCGTTATACTAATATTCTAGTTCCTGTTGATAGTTCCGACGCTGCCCAAGCTGCCTTTACCGAGGCCGTCAACATTGCACAACGTCACCAAGCAAACCTCACGGCACTGTATGTCGTCGATGACAGTGCTTACCACACCCCTGCGCTTGACCCAGTGCTATCCGAACTATTGGATGCGGAAGCCGCGCACGCAAAGGACGCCATGCGGCAGCGACAACAATTTGTCGCCACCACGTCCGCGCCTAACTTAAAGACTGAAATCAGTTATGGGATCCCAAAACATACCATTGAGGACTACGCCAAGCAGCACCCTGAAATTGACCTGATTGTGCTTGGCGCCACCGGAACCAATTCACCACACCGCGTGGCCGTTGGTTCGACTACGAGTTACGTGGTTGACCACGCACCTTGTAACGTGATTGTCGTTCGCTAA
- a CDS encoding alpha/beta hydrolase, which yields MLKRDWWRWLLGLGLLIAVCWPAYTWSQANIKTLKNTGRTRMAPVIMVPGSSASQNRFDSLITELGKETPQKHSVLKLTVQTDGSIKYSGSIAANDNEPFIVIGFANNHDGKANIDKQAVWLNTAFKALVKTYHFNHFYALGHSNGGLIWTLFLERYLKESPKVHIDRLMTIASPYNMESTSTTAKTSMFKELYRYRTGLPRSLTVYSIAGTENYTSDGTVPYNSVNYGKYIFQDQVKHFTEITVTGANTAHSDLPQNKQIVSLIRQYLLAETLPNKERQQNAQRVQN from the coding sequence ATGCTTAAACGAGATTGGTGGCGGTGGTTACTCGGGCTAGGCTTGTTGATTGCCGTCTGCTGGCCAGCTTATACTTGGAGTCAAGCTAATATTAAAACGTTAAAAAACACTGGTCGCACCCGGATGGCCCCGGTCATTATGGTGCCCGGGTCAAGCGCATCGCAAAATCGGTTTGATAGCTTGATTACTGAACTGGGGAAGGAAACACCGCAAAAGCACAGTGTGTTGAAACTAACGGTCCAAACGGATGGTTCAATCAAGTACAGTGGTTCGATTGCAGCTAATGACAATGAACCGTTTATCGTGATTGGCTTTGCCAATAACCATGACGGTAAGGCCAATATCGATAAGCAGGCGGTTTGGTTAAATACAGCATTTAAAGCACTAGTCAAGACTTATCATTTTAATCATTTCTACGCATTGGGGCATTCCAACGGTGGTCTGATCTGGACCCTTTTCTTAGAACGCTACTTAAAAGAAAGTCCTAAGGTACACATTGACCGGTTGATGACGATTGCTTCGCCGTATAACATGGAATCGACGAGCACTACGGCCAAGACGAGCATGTTTAAGGAGTTATATCGTTATCGGACGGGGTTGCCACGCTCGCTGACGGTTTACTCGATTGCGGGAACCGAGAATTATACGAGTGATGGGACCGTGCCGTACAATAGTGTCAATTATGGCAAGTACATTTTTCAAGATCAGGTCAAACATTTTACGGAAATTACAGTAACGGGAGCCAATACGGCGCACTCGGACCTCCCACAAAATAAGCAGATCGTTAGCTTGATCCGTCAGTACTTGTTAGCCGAAACGTTACCGAACAAGGAACGACAGCAAAACGCCCAACGGGTACAAAATTAG
- a CDS encoding phage holin has protein sequence MIKKISFKNADGSLNGKLIAGIVSLLIVLIQQVFAMFGIKFTGDWTSIVAVVNTVLTILGMLGVITDVQTVTAPTVKSDEESQVEATANKVADEVKTPTSAVAAADSSASSDTETASESASQAAK, from the coding sequence ATGATTAAAAAAATTAGCTTCAAGAATGCCGACGGAAGCTTGAATGGTAAATTGATCGCTGGGATCGTTTCCTTGCTAATCGTTTTGATTCAACAAGTCTTTGCCATGTTTGGCATTAAGTTTACTGGTGACTGGACGAGTATTGTAGCCGTTGTTAACACGGTTCTAACCATCCTTGGTATGCTGGGCGTTATTACTGACGTTCAAACAGTGACAGCACCAACAGTTAAAAGTGACGAGGAAAGCCAAGTTGAAGCGACGGCTAATAAGGTTGCTGACGAAGTTAAAACACCAACGTCCGCAGTTGCTGCAGCGGATAGTTCTGCATCATCTGACACCGAAACGGCGTCAGAATCCGCCTCACAAGCAGCAAAATAG
- a CDS encoding FxLYD domain-containing protein: MKTHYHLHKLAGIILALLLSITLVGCSSSKSTKTKYDDKAFIASLERGLEARWKLTDAVEIQDIKKSDYEAFINAELTRISDYSSKKYKSTFLQENAIAYINSLKNQKKALKSYNDADFQTKWDKAYDARNAILVKIDKKYHLKINKKYNSYLVELRRSGNATNKNTAKNTALNSLIKSIKFNDKSDDGSGFIEYSATVKNTTGYDIKSFSAVVKLKDKSNVTTDTQYINTENWNKNEKVQLKFATDKDFTSYTVTKDYVDFD; encoded by the coding sequence ATGAAAACACACTATCATCTACACAAATTAGCCGGTATTATCCTAGCATTATTATTATCAATTACGCTAGTCGGCTGTTCGTCAAGCAAGTCGACAAAAACAAAATACGACGACAAAGCTTTTATCGCTAGTCTAGAACGCGGACTTGAAGCACGCTGGAAACTAACAGACGCCGTTGAAATTCAAGATATTAAAAAATCAGATTATGAGGCTTTTATTAATGCTGAACTTACACGGATTTCGGACTACTCCTCTAAGAAGTACAAGAGCACTTTCTTACAGGAAAATGCCATCGCTTACATCAATAGTTTAAAAAATCAGAAAAAAGCACTGAAGTCTTATAATGACGCTGACTTTCAAACTAAATGGGATAAAGCATATGATGCTCGCAACGCTATTCTAGTAAAAATAGACAAAAAATATCATCTAAAAATTAATAAGAAGTATAATTCTTATTTAGTGGAACTTAGACGATCAGGAAATGCAACCAACAAGAACACAGCCAAAAATACAGCTTTAAATAGCTTAATTAAATCCATTAAATTCAACGATAAATCTGACGATGGCTCTGGTTTTATTGAATATAGTGCGACTGTCAAAAACACTACGGGCTATGATATTAAATCATTTTCCGCAGTAGTCAAATTAAAAGATAAGTCGAACGTGACTACCGATACACAGTATATTAATACCGAAAATTGGAACAAAAATGAAAAAGTACAGCTAAAATTCGCCACCGATAAAGACTTTACGTCCTACACAGTCACTAAAGACTATGTCGATTTTGACTAA